Genomic window (Venenivibrio stagnispumantis):
ATGTAAAACTGGGTATTACATATCTTATTATACTTGCTTTATTATCTGTTCTTGGCTCTACTTATATAAAACAAGGAGAAACTTATATAACTTATGCAAAAGAGTTTGGTAATACTGCTGCAAAAATTATATGGATAACTTGGCTAAATGATGTATTCCATGCATGGTATTATCAATTACTAATTGTGCTTGTAGCAATTGCAGTTATTGCTTCTACAATAGAAAGATTTCCAAAGATATATCTTTCTGCCTACGGAAAATTTGAGAAAAAAATGACAGAAGGTTTATTAAAAAAACCTTCTACAATACATACTAAAACAACATTAAACATAGAAGAAGCTGTAAAAGCAATAGCCCAATTACTTCATGATAAAGGTTTTAAAAAAGTAGAAAAAGTAGCAGAGGAAGAAGATGCCGTTTATCTTTTTGCAGAAAAAGGGAGAATATCAAGATGGGGAATGCTTGTTACCCACATTGGAATAATAGTGTTTTTAACCGGTGCATTTATAGGCTCTGTATTTGGAATAAGAGGACAGATAGAAATACCGGAAGGAGAAATAAGAGATTATTTTTATAAATTTAGACAAGGTTCTTTATCTCCAAGTGATGAAGCAGTAAAACTTCCATTTGCCATTAAATTAAACAAATTTTGGCTTGATTATTATGATAATCCACAATTTCAAGGAGCAGTAAAATCATTTAATAGCCAGATAGAAATATTAAAAAATAATAAAAAAGTTATGGAAACTGTTGTAAAAGTTAATCATCCGGTAGAGTATGAAGGTTATAGAATATTTCAAGCATCTTACGGAAAAACCGGAGATATAAAATCAGCAGATATTGTGGTTGTAGAATTTGATAAAATCCTATCAATAATGGAAAAAGGAAATCAGCTAAATCAAAAATTGATATCTGAAAAAGATGAAGATAAAAAAGCAGAATATGAAAAACAACTAAGAGATTTACAAAGAGAAATAGATGAATATTTCCAAAAAGCCCCAAGAATAAAATATACTTATGGGCAGGAATATATACAATTTCAAGATATTAAGATGAAAGTATTAAACCAAACATTAAATTATAAAAATCCTATGCTTATAAATCAAGATATATATGACCCTATTATCGTAGTAGAGTTTTTATATAATGGAAAAGATTTAAGAATTCCTATCATAGGAGACCCGACAGTAGCTTTATCAGCTTTTGAAAAATTCGGCTATTCTCAAGGATTTAAATATCTAATGATGATAGAAAAATTAGAACCAAGATATTTTTCCGGATTACAGATAAGTAATTTCCCCGGAACAAATTTAATCTGGATAGGAACTGTAATCATTGTATTTGGAACAATGCTTGCATTTTATACAGTCCACAGAAGGGTTTGGGTAAAAATCCAAAAAGATGGAAATATCTATATAGCTTTATATTCCCAAAAATTTAGAGAATCTTTTGAAGAAAGCATAAAAGAAAGTTTAAATGAATATCTAAGATGAGGAAAATAATATTTTTATTGTTAGTAATTTTTAATTTTTCCATAGCGAAAGAAGTTACAATAATAGGAGATAGTTTGTCTGTAGGAGCAACCAAATATCTAAAAAGCTTCATACCTGATGCATATATAGATGCAAAAGTAGGAAGGAAGTTTCAAGAACTTGGCAATATCATTCCCCAACTGGAAAAAGATGGGAAATTAAAAGATATAGTTGTGTTAGAACTTGGAACAAATGGAGATTTTGAGATAGAAGAGGCTTTAAACTATGTAGATTATCTACTGAATAAAGGTAAAAAAGTAATTCTTGTAAATGTGAAAGTTCCAAGATGGTGGCAAGATATAGTAAATAGAAAGTTATATATAATCAATAAATTAAGACCCCAAACCCTTTTACTTGATTGGTATTATATTAGTAATACTGTTTGCCAAATGCAAAATATAAATTGTTTCAGGGAAGACGGCTATCATCTTACAGATGAAGGAAGTTATATATTTAGTTATTATATATACTCTGCCATTTCGGTTATAAGAAATGGAGAAAATTAGAGATAGATTAGATGGTCTAAAAGGCTTATTAATTATCGCTGTTATTATATATCATTTTTTATTTGTTTATTATCCTACAAATATAGATTTTTTTAAAGGTGGATTTTTAGCAGTAGATTTATTTTTCGTTTTATCCGGATTTCTTATAACTAAATCTATGTTTAGAAGATATGAGCAAAATGAAGGGGAAATAGGGAAAACTTTTATAGATTTGATATATTCAAGATTTATAAGATTAATTCCACCATTTGTTTTTGTTTTAATGATAATAACAGGATTTGTTTATTTTACCAAAAATGATTTATTTGATACTTTTGCAGAAGAAGGTATTTTTTCATCTTTATTTTTATACAACTGGTGGCTTATTTTTAGAGATATTCCATATTTTCAGCAATATACAACACCTATATTTTTACTAAACTTTTGGTATCTTTCTGTTTTATTTCAGCTATATATTTTCTGGTTTTTATCTTTCTTATTTTTAAGAAGATTTTTTTCTGAGAAAGTAATCATATATTTCTTAATATCTCTGATAACTTTATCTTTATTGGAAAATTATATAATCGGAAATGTTTATCAATTAACAGATAGGGCTTATTTTGGAACGGATACGAGGGCTTTTTCTTTCTTTATCGGGGCATTATTTTATATTTTAAAAGATAAGGATTATTTATCATTTCTTAACCATTTTCTATTTAAATTCTTACCTGTAATTAGCTTAGTTTTATTAATAACAATATTTTTTGAAATTAGCAGTTTTAATGATTATTTATATCCATTTTGGTTTTTAGTAGTAGATTTAATAGGCTTAATAATTTTGTATGGAATTTTTAATTTTGATTTTATGAAGATTTTATCAATATTTGCTATTATAGGTAGAAGGTCATACTCTTTATATCTATCCCATTATCCTGTATTTGTTTTGATGCAGATAATTTTAAAAGAAGAAAGTATATTATTCGCAATTTTAACAACAATAGCAATAACAGAACTTAGCTATAATCTAATAGAAAGATTTGATTTAAATAATTTTCCGGTTTATAGAATTATAAATGCTATATCTTTTGCTTTATCAATTGGCTTTATTTTTGGTTATATAAATGATTACTCTAAGAAACAAAATATAGTTTCCTCAAAAGAAGAGAATATTGTTTCAATCTCGGATACAGATATAAAAGAAGAAGTAAAAGAGGAAATATCTAAGATAGTTAAACAAGATATTCAAAACTCTGAAAATAAACCTACAAATCAAGAAAAAATTTCTAAGGATGAAAATTTAGAGATTGATAATCAAGAATATTCAGAAAAAATATATATGATTGGTGATTCTGTTATGCTTGGGGCATCAAATATGTTAAAAAAGATATTTCCAAATGCATATATAGATGCAAAAGTAGGAAGGCAGTTAAAAGAAGTTGACAAAATTATAGAAAGCAATATTGATAAAATTCAAAGTTCTCAGATAGTAGTGATAGGACTTGGGACAAATGGGTATTTCCGTAAAGAAGATTTAGAAAAAATAATATCTAAAATAGGTGAAGATAAAAAGATATATCTTCTTACAGTAAAGGTAAATAAACCATGGCAAAATGAAGTAAATAAAAATATATATCAGGTAGCAGAGGAAAAGCCTAATGTAAAGGTTATAGATTGGTATAATATAGCAAAAGATAAAGAGGATATATTTGCAGAAGATAAAACACATTTAAATGTAAGAGGAATAAAATTATATTCTATCCTAATTAAGAAAAATATAAATCAAGAGGAAGAAAAATATTCAGATAGATAATTTTCAAATGCTTTGATATATTGATTTATATTTGGAATATTAAATTTTTCAATCTCTTTAAAAGGAGAGTTTTTAATCTTTAAAACATAATTCCAGTTTAGATTTTTAAGATTATTTGGAAAAATTCCGGATAAATAAACTAATTTGATTAAAAATGCAAGTTTTATCATTTTAGGATTTTTTGATAAGGATAGGTAATAAAAGGTTTTCTTTAATAATATATAAATTTTTTCATCTTGGTAAATGATATATCTGTTAAATATATTGATAATCTCAAATCCGGTTTTGAATATTTCTATATCTTTTGCTATTAAAATTGCAAGATTTTTATATCTTTCTACTTCTTGTATAAAAACAGAATCTTTTTTTATATAAAAAACACCTTTAAATATATTAAAAGGCTCTGTAATAGATATATACGGAGATTTTAGTAATGCTCCATTTTGTATATAAATATTTTCTTTACCCCTTTTTTTCATATAAACGGTTATTGATATATCCTTTTCCCAAATAATACTTTTTCTTAAAATAATTGCTTCATCTTTAAAAAACATATTCGTTTATTTAGCCGTCCCATCTATCCATATCCATAATTTCGTTTATCTATCCATTTGATTAGTCTTTTGAGTTTTATTGCTGAAATTTCTACTAAACTGCTGTATGCTACAAGTCTGCTTAATGACAATACTGATATTAGACCGGTAAAACTGGCAAGCCCCTGACGAGACGGATTTCTGGCAGGAGTATCCTTTGAGATATACTCTCCGGATTTTGACTTGCCAGCTCTTATTCTATTTATTATTCTTATTGCTCTTTTTCCTATATTTACACTTGCATTATAATCTCTATCATATTTTCCACATTCACATTTAAATGTTAATCTGTCTGCTTTTGCTTTTTTATTGCATTTATGACAATATTGAGATGTGTATGATGGCTGTATTTCTAATATTCTCATTCCTTTTAACTTTGCTTTGTATTGTAGTTTGTCTTTTATCTTGCTGTAAAACCATTCTGTAAATCTTTTTATTGCTTTACTGCTTTGCCAATCTGGTATCTTTTTAAATGATAGTTTTTCTATCGCTATTATCTTTATGTTGTAGCTTTTTGCATATTCTATTATCCAGTTTGTGAATATATTTAGTATCTCTTTTCTTATCTGTTT
Coding sequences:
- a CDS encoding recombination protein O N-terminal domain-containing protein; the protein is MFFKDEAIILRKSIIWEKDISITVYMKKRGKENIYIQNGALLKSPYISITEPFNIFKGVFYIKKDSVFIQEVERYKNLAILIAKDIEIFKTGFEIINIFNRYIIYQDEKIYILLKKTFYYLSLSKNPKMIKLAFLIKLVYLSGIFPNNLKNLNWNYVLKIKNSPFKEIEKFNIPNINQYIKAFENYLSEYFSSS
- a CDS encoding zinc ribbon domain-containing protein translates to LWFMKLNIKLPTINKQFRWFEIKKLVPTKIARLLTKGAKPQAPLIKKELLSNGYNIYRLIIPFEIEIKSFDIENIEENRVLSIDLSPSENRLAVATILEEKRHSKPIFFKAKRIIRKIDRIQKEIDKIEKKIDHIADDIHTTKSKNHKEKLQNRLKHLYQEQKRKQRKIKQIRKEILNIFTNWIIEYAKSYNIKIIAIEKLSFKKIPDWQSSKAIKRFTEWFYSKIKDKLQYKAKLKGMRILEIQPSYTSQYCHKCNKKAKADRLTFKCECGKYDRDYNASVNIGKRAIRIINRIRAGKSKSGEYISKDTPARNPSRQGLASFTGLISVLSLSRLVAYSSLVEISAIKLKRLIKWIDKRNYGYG
- the resB gene encoding cytochrome c biogenesis protein ResB; the protein is MNKNLFHKILQIAGNVKLGITYLIILALLSVLGSTYIKQGETYITYAKEFGNTAAKIIWITWLNDVFHAWYYQLLIVLVAIAVIASTIERFPKIYLSAYGKFEKKMTEGLLKKPSTIHTKTTLNIEEAVKAIAQLLHDKGFKKVEKVAEEEDAVYLFAEKGRISRWGMLVTHIGIIVFLTGAFIGSVFGIRGQIEIPEGEIRDYFYKFRQGSLSPSDEAVKLPFAIKLNKFWLDYYDNPQFQGAVKSFNSQIEILKNNKKVMETVVKVNHPVEYEGYRIFQASYGKTGDIKSADIVVVEFDKILSIMEKGNQLNQKLISEKDEDKKAEYEKQLRDLQREIDEYFQKAPRIKYTYGQEYIQFQDIKMKVLNQTLNYKNPMLINQDIYDPIIVVEFLYNGKDLRIPIIGDPTVALSAFEKFGYSQGFKYLMMIEKLEPRYFSGLQISNFPGTNLIWIGTVIIVFGTMLAFYTVHRRVWVKIQKDGNIYIALYSQKFRESFEESIKESLNEYLR
- a CDS encoding acyltransferase, with translation MLVIFNFSIAKEVTIIGDSLSVGATKYLKSFIPDAYIDAKVGRKFQELGNIIPQLEKDGKLKDIVVLELGTNGDFEIEEALNYVDYLLNKGKKVILVNVKVPRWWQDIVNRKLYIINKLRPQTLLLDWYYISNTVCQMQNINCFREDGYHLTDEGSYIFSYYIYSAISVIRNGEN
- a CDS encoding acyltransferase family protein, with translation MEKIRDRLDGLKGLLIIAVIIYHFLFVYYPTNIDFFKGGFLAVDLFFVLSGFLITKSMFRRYEQNEGEIGKTFIDLIYSRFIRLIPPFVFVLMIITGFVYFTKNDLFDTFAEEGIFSSLFLYNWWLIFRDIPYFQQYTTPIFLLNFWYLSVLFQLYIFWFLSFLFLRRFFSEKVIIYFLISLITLSLLENYIIGNVYQLTDRAYFGTDTRAFSFFIGALFYILKDKDYLSFLNHFLFKFLPVISLVLLITIFFEISSFNDYLYPFWFLVVDLIGLIILYGIFNFDFMKILSIFAIIGRRSYSLYLSHYPVFVLMQIILKEESILFAILTTIAITELSYNLIERFDLNNFPVYRIINAISFALSIGFIFGYINDYSKKQNIVSSKEENIVSISDTDIKEEVKEEISKIVKQDIQNSENKPTNQEKISKDENLEIDNQEYSEKIYMIGDSVMLGASNMLKKIFPNAYIDAKVGRQLKEVDKIIESNIDKIQSSQIVVIGLGTNGYFRKEDLEKIISKIGEDKKIYLLTVKVNKPWQNEVNKNIYQVAEEKPNVKVIDWYNIAKDKEDIFAEDKTHLNVRGIKLYSILIKKNINQEEEKYSDR